The Dasypus novemcinctus isolate mDasNov1 chromosome 20, mDasNov1.1.hap2, whole genome shotgun sequence genome segment gcaggggaagcatagagagaatgAAAGGTGAAggatttgtttgtctgtttttttttattattataattattattgaaataatgaaaatactctaataaatatggaaatgatgaatgcaacaatgttattataccaaataccattgattgtaccctttgaatgaattgtatgctttattaatatatatcaagaaATTTGATTTGTTTCATAAAAGAGAATGCATTGCTGAAGCACCCTGTAAGATGGATGAAACTCAAATTAATTACTTCAAATGAAAGTATCCAGACTAAAAGTGTATGCATTGTATTACCCTGCTTATAAAAAATTTCTGTCTAATGCATGGTAAAGAAAGTAGACCCGTAGTTGCCTGATAATTTCATAGtttgaaaatgtttcaaaacTTATTAATTATATGATTTTAATATGTGCAAATCTTTATATatcaattatacctcaaaaatgggttaaaatagaaaatagtgaACTTCCTTATTCATATAGAATTGTCaccaaaataacaacaaaagcaacaacaaacccactcaatggtgaaatgcacCCTTCTGAAATTTCTAAATAAGACCGTAATGTCCTATATCAACATTTTTAATCAGCTTTCCACTGGACAGCCTCTTATACAGAAAACAgtaggaattaatttaaaaatacttcaattggaaaaaaagaaaggagacagacACTTTCATAGATGATAAAATTGTATACGTAGAAAATTCAAAGGAATTCCCAAGTAAGTTATagattttaaaagtgatttttgcAAGATTGGTGGATATACAGTCATTGTACACAAATGAATTTTAGTGTGATATATTAGCAACAGCAGAAAAGTTAATATAGAAGAGGACTGATAGCTGGAGTCAAATCAAGTGAAATATGGAAGAGATACACAAAATTATAAATTTGacatgagagaaaataaaggaaggcATAAAATATGTTAATGCATCATGTCAAATTTCAATGATTTATCTGTTGACTAAATATAATTTCACTAAAATTACAGCATATTTTTAAGAATGTATTCATGAAGAGAGTTAAAACTCCAAGTGTAACATGGTACTCTTGAAGAAGGCAATGCAAAGGAATTATATAACgtagaaatataatatttaatattagtaAATTTGACCATGTGATCTTGGTGCAAAAAATATTGAACAGTGGAATATAAGTGATgtccaagcacacacacacacacacagacatgctCATCTACACTCACATACTTAGTTTATGGCAAAGGTGTCATGGAATAGAATGGAGAAATGACCATCCTTCTTATACATTATGCTCCATCAATTAGATAATGATGTAGAAAGATCAGCATCACAAGGAAAGgatgagaaaaaataaacttaatagaCTGGAGATCTAACACTTAAAATCttaccatttcttcttcagtatcCATGTAAAATAAATGAGATTTCTTAGAAACACAGGCCATCAAACTCTCATTCCATGTTTTTCGTTCAGGACTAAAGTAATAACAATTGTTGGAATATGTAAACCACTCCTTTGGACAATGCCAACAATGGGAGGCTGAAGAAAGACTATGAATTACTGTTCagaaatatttggatttttttttagcttttcaaTTACTTTCTTTCTTGTTCTCAGACAACCAGAcaaatttatttaacaaaattatccttctttccttttgatAGCacaaaaaatacattcattatttCGCATACATATCTCCCTATAgtcaatgcatttttttttttcctatactaGGTActcgggattgaacccaggaccttgtattgggaagcaggtgctcaaacagtGAACTATATCcattttcctatttgaattttaaatagaaaaactaattgatatatttgcatatatataaacatatatatacctACCTTCTTTGTCCACCCGCACAGACTGACACGTATAAAACACcccatgcaaacacacacacatatagaaaaGGTCAGCCGCTTAACCCCTAGTTTATGTACCCATATAAAGCAATCAGTCCAAAAATCCACGCTATATGTGTCCTGAAAATCACTACACAACCATTTCATTAGAATAGAAAATGTTTGCTTCTTATAATATTAGAGCTGTAGAATATTACAAGAAATTGGCAAAACTCATTTTAAATGGATACCCTTAGTGTTGAACTACAAGGAATGTCCTTATATAATGTTTATTTGTGAAAAATTATTGCTcagttttataactttttaaaatcatttttgtgTTTCCTAAGACAGACAAAATGTAACATAGGCCAATATATGAgaaatttaaaacttattactTACCTTTCTGGGATCTGTTCATCAGGGAATAATTTTTCAATTCCTGTATTTCAGGAGCTAGAAATATCATTGTAATTCTTATGACATTAACTGCtattaataaatcataatagttttagtttccttgcttagaatttcatgtattatttagaaattagacaactgtaaaataaaaatattttacaaaggaAATTCGTATATCAATTAAGGTCttggagaaaataatttcaagagCCTAAGGGGCCAAAATCTCCTCTTGTACAGGATTTGGTTTAATGACtgtcaaaaattaatttgtatttctcagTAAGTTTTTTCAGTAAATTTACTTCTGCCAAAGTATGTCTTTAAGAGTGGAGATCAGGAGCTGCATACATAttgcatacatatatgtatagacTTAGAATCCAAAATACTCTCTGCAACCATTCTGTGTTTATATTTTGACAAATAATGAATAACCTTCCACATTTACCCTAATACACACATTTAgtccaaataaatactttaaactgagaattctatatttaatcctaatttatgaaatatgtagagacattttcaaaatcattaaaatgaaaatttcttatGACCTCTCAAATTCTCACTTACATGGAATAATAACTATGACAGCCATGGTTATTACAGAGGTTTTCAAGACAAGGCACAACATTCCCAGAATCCCAGCAATGAGTCTTTCCAGACATGATGGGAAATCTACAAAGAGAGAAAGGGTAAATAGAGGCAAAGATACAAAGAATCATCTTCTTAAATGCTGGACCCCAAACCCACAACCACCAGGGTAATCTTTCTCTCAGATTATACAATCCAAATCCGGAAATATAATGCTCCAAAAGTCAAATACCATTGCTCTTCAGAATTCATACTGGAATGCCATACCCACACACCTTGATTTCTGatgcacaaaaatgaaaaaagaaatgagcttaTTTACTAAATCTGACTATTCATCTCCCATGtctataatctttttatttccttctcctcTGCACCCCATCTGCACATCCTAGAACTTTTATATTGAGATTCTATTAAAGGTTTTACCTTTGCTGTGTGAATTCTTGTCGTTCCCTTGAGGACCTTGAGAGGCATTTTGAAGGTTTAATTCCACCACGTAGGTTATTTCCTGCTCAGGGTCTGAAATGGAGCAATTAGTGCCCTTAGGTTTgatttccttcctctttgtgtACTTGGCCAAGTTCAGTTCTGTGAAGGTTACTGTTTCGTTCTCCATCTCGGCAGCTCCGTGGTAAATGAGACTCTGCTCtatgataactgcacttaagttgATACATGGTGTATAATAACACATCCCTAGTCCACCCACAATGAGTGGGGCAGGTGGAGGTGCCCTTAAGATA includes the following:
- the LOC131274798 gene encoding NKG2-A/NKG2-B type II integral membrane protein-like, which encodes MENETVTFTELNLAKYTKRKEIKPKGTNCSISDPEQEITYVVELNLQNASQGPQGNDKNSHSKDFPSCLERLIAGILGMLCLVLKTSVITMAVIVIIPSPEIQELKNYSLMNRSQKASHCWHCPKEWFTYSNNCYYFSPERKTWNESLMACVSKKSHLFYMDTEEEMYVLSSLSIDSWVGLSQKTMFHPWQWINDLIFKKKVKNPPFAAFNCAFLRLNGFQADSCVSPRHFICKHVF